The following are encoded in a window of Oncorhynchus keta strain PuntledgeMale-10-30-2019 chromosome 10, Oket_V2, whole genome shotgun sequence genomic DNA:
- the kcnip2 gene encoding Kv channel-interacting protein 2: MGHRRRRCKRRLLRVARYLYRWFTGTLVEDSVVEDGELSTVCYRPEGLDQLLQQTKFTRRELQILYRGFKNECPSGVVDEETFKLIYSQFFPQGDSSTYSCTTDSGFFPPFRLQHLRLTPTRMELGEHSDSSTFVTGLSIILRGSVTEKLNWAFNLYDLNKDGFITKEEMTDIMSSIYDMMGTCTYPCMQNDAPKEHVDNFFQVTQLTTDLGSDEQLLPGNTTNHRSRIR, encoded by the exons ATGGGCCATCGCAGAAGAAGATGCAAGAGACGACTCCTCAGGGTGGCCAGATACCTGTACCGCTGGTTCACTGGGACCCTGGTAGAAG ACAGTGTAGTGGAGGATGGAGAGttatctacagtgtgttatagaCCAGAGGGGTTGGACCAGCTACTACAACAGACTAAGTTCACCAGGAGAGAACTACAGATCCTCTACAGGGGCTTCAAGAAT GAATGCCCTAGTGGTGTGGTGGATGAAGAGACATTCAAGTTAATCTACTCCCAGTTCTTTCCTCAGGGAG ACTCCAGCACctacagttgtacaactgactcaGGTTTTTTCCCCCCATTCAGACTCCAGCACCTACGTTTGACACCCACAAGAATGGAACTAGGTGAGCATTCAGACTCCAGCACCTTTGTCACAGGCCTGTCAATCATCCTGAGAGGCTCTGTCACAGAGAAACTCAACTGGGCTTTTAACCTCTACGACCTCAACAAAGATGGCTTCATCACCAAAGAG gaGATGACTGATATAATGAGCTCTATCTATGACATGATGGGGACGTGTACGTACCCCTGTATGCAGAACGACGCCCCCAAGGAGCATGTCGACAACTTCTTCCAGGTAACAcaactaaccacagatctaggatcagatgaaCAACTTCTTCCAGGTAACAcaactaaccacagatctaggatcagatga